Proteins from one Caulobacter sp. 73W genomic window:
- a CDS encoding MarR family winged helix-turn-helix transcriptional regulator, whose amino-acid sequence MADPEETDGYTTRAGGAAIGARLRRLSERIDRDANRLYAETGVPFEQRWFGVVNLLNLQGAMSVGELAAQLGVSHATVSQVRNALNTAGLVSWEGDKSNPRLRRLRLSPQGQATARRLEPLWNALSETAVELNDEAQNAVGALERLDRAVQRRSLYERVKGKLGEG is encoded by the coding sequence ATGGCGGACCCTGAGGAGACGGACGGCTACACCACGCGCGCGGGCGGAGCGGCCATCGGCGCGCGGCTGCGGCGGCTGTCGGAGCGGATCGACCGGGACGCCAACCGGCTCTACGCCGAGACGGGCGTGCCCTTCGAACAGAGGTGGTTCGGGGTGGTCAACCTGCTCAACCTGCAGGGCGCCATGTCGGTGGGGGAGCTGGCGGCGCAGCTCGGCGTCAGCCACGCCACGGTCAGCCAGGTCCGCAACGCCCTGAACACGGCTGGCCTGGTGTCCTGGGAAGGCGACAAGTCCAACCCGCGCCTGCGCCGCCTGCGGCTGAGCCCGCAGGGGCAGGCCACGGCCCGGCGGCTGGAGCCCCTGTGGAACGCCCTGTCGGAAACGGCGGTCGAACTGAACGACGAAGCGCAAAACGCCGTTGGCGCCCTCGAACGCCTGGACCGCGCCGTGCAGCGACGGTCGCTGTACGAGCGGGTGAAGGGGAAATTGGGGGAGGGGTGA
- a CDS encoding serine hydrolase domain-containing protein, producing the protein MNRRDMIMALGAGALLPFPAVAATADEPRLRAWLDRWLQAFNDPDLRVYKAFVERNAPTVVPYVDDDLSVREVTGGCEVLSVEVGDGAVTATVRDRAWDRRSRVVLSAKGADRLDDIAFLGAPGSDATPQLDDAALVKAVRAKLAGEGAAGRFNGAASITVGGKPLLTAHHGIADETTGAAITPSTRFCIGSMGKLFTAVAVMQLVEQQRLSLADPLIAHLPDYPNRRLAETVTIEHLLTHTGGTGDIFGAPYDPAIHRTPSDIVTLYGAREPAFAPGARWGYSNFGFVLLGAVVERLEGRAYDAVFANRIFTAAGMTRTSQAFASPHPTALPYTGAAATGRRALTPYEGLPAGGGYSTVEDMQRFVAALRDVRLLKPRTLEAMLTPRVAAGAGHWGLGVAIRLRGGLTYWGHGGAAPGVNADLAVYGGGKSVVVLTNRGHPAAAVAGDYIGLRVTPAA; encoded by the coding sequence GTGAACAGGCGCGACATGATCATGGCGCTCGGCGCGGGCGCCCTGCTCCCCTTCCCCGCCGTCGCCGCGACCGCCGACGAGCCACGGCTGAGGGCCTGGCTGGACCGCTGGCTCCAGGCGTTCAACGATCCCGACCTTCGCGTCTACAAGGCCTTCGTCGAGCGCAACGCCCCCACGGTCGTACCTTATGTCGACGACGACCTGTCGGTCCGCGAGGTGACCGGCGGATGCGAAGTATTGTCGGTGGAAGTCGGTGACGGCGCCGTCACCGCGACGGTCAGGGACCGCGCCTGGGACCGCCGCTCCCGCGTCGTCCTTTCGGCCAAGGGCGCCGACCGCCTGGACGACATCGCCTTCCTCGGCGCGCCGGGCAGCGACGCCACGCCCCAGCTCGACGACGCCGCGCTCGTCAAGGCCGTCCGCGCCAAGCTGGCCGGCGAAGGCGCCGCCGGGCGCTTCAACGGCGCGGCGTCCATCACCGTCGGCGGCAAGCCGCTGCTGACCGCCCATCACGGGATCGCCGACGAGACGACGGGCGCGGCGATCACGCCGTCCACCCGCTTCTGCATCGGCTCGATGGGCAAGCTGTTCACCGCCGTCGCCGTCATGCAGCTAGTCGAGCAACAGCGCCTGTCCCTGGCCGATCCGCTCATTGCGCACCTGCCAGACTATCCCAATCGCCGCCTGGCGGAGACGGTGACCATCGAGCATCTGCTGACCCACACCGGCGGCACGGGCGATATCTTCGGCGCGCCCTATGATCCGGCGATCCATCGCACGCCGTCCGACATCGTGACCCTCTATGGCGCCCGCGAGCCCGCCTTCGCACCGGGCGCGCGGTGGGGCTACAGCAACTTCGGCTTCGTGCTGCTGGGCGCCGTGGTCGAAAGGCTGGAAGGGCGCGCCTACGACGCCGTCTTCGCCAACAGGATCTTCACTGCGGCCGGCATGACGCGGACCTCCCAGGCCTTCGCCTCGCCGCACCCGACGGCCCTGCCCTACACCGGCGCGGCCGCCACGGGCCGGCGCGCGCTGACGCCCTATGAGGGCCTGCCCGCCGGCGGCGGCTATTCCACGGTCGAGGATATGCAGCGCTTCGTCGCCGCCCTGCGGGACGTTCGCCTGCTGAAGCCCAGGACCCTGGAGGCCATGCTCACGCCCCGCGTCGCGGCCGGCGCCGGGCATTGGGGGCTGGGCGTCGCCATCCGGTTGCGCGGCGGGCTGACCTATTGGGGCCATGGCGGCGCGGCGCCCGGCGTCAACGCCGACCTGGCGGTCTATGGCGGGGGCAAGTCCGTGGTCGTGCTGACCAACCGCGGCCACCCGGCCGCAGCCGTGGCGGGCGACTACATCGGCCTGCGCGTCACCCCCGCCGCCTAG
- a CDS encoding MFS transporter, with product MTTSPQKPTRVRYGILLLIFILTTINYADRATFSIAGDAASKDLGLSAVQMGYIMSAFAWAYVIGQIPGGALLDKFGTKLVYTLAIALWSIFTVVQGFSGFLTGGAVVAGLFAMRFMVGLAESPSFPGNARIVAAWFPGSERGTASAVFNSAQYFSLVAFAPLMGWLVHTFDWHSVFFVMGGLGVLGAVVFWFCLHSPVKHPSINQAELDLIEAGGGLIRMEDRTVSKSADFSWSNVKQVLGSRMLLGVFIGQYGINVLTYFFVTWFPIYLVKERGLSILDAGFAAAAPALCGFAGGVLGGVISDQLLKRTGSLTIARKAPLLIGMILSASIIGCAYIDQAWLIIVVMAVAFFGKGVASLGWAVVSDTSPREFVGVTGGVFNTFGNSAGIVTPIVIGYIVGATGSFDGALWFVGLHCALVVAAYFLITGKIERLELKSA from the coding sequence ATGACCACCTCCCCGCAGAAGCCGACGCGAGTCCGCTACGGCATCCTGCTGCTGATCTTCATCCTGACGACGATCAACTACGCGGACCGGGCGACCTTCTCGATCGCGGGCGACGCGGCCTCCAAGGACCTGGGGCTTAGCGCCGTGCAGATGGGCTACATCATGTCGGCCTTCGCCTGGGCCTATGTGATCGGCCAGATCCCCGGCGGGGCGCTGCTCGACAAGTTCGGGACCAAGCTGGTCTACACCCTGGCCATCGCCCTGTGGTCGATCTTCACGGTGGTGCAGGGCTTCTCCGGCTTCCTGACCGGGGGCGCGGTGGTCGCCGGCCTGTTCGCCATGCGCTTCATGGTGGGCCTGGCGGAATCGCCGTCCTTCCCCGGCAACGCGCGCATCGTCGCCGCCTGGTTCCCGGGATCGGAGCGGGGAACGGCCTCGGCGGTGTTCAACTCCGCGCAGTATTTCTCGCTGGTCGCCTTCGCCCCGCTGATGGGTTGGCTGGTCCACACTTTCGACTGGCACTCGGTGTTCTTCGTCATGGGCGGCCTGGGCGTGCTGGGCGCGGTGGTGTTCTGGTTCTGCCTGCACAGCCCGGTGAAGCACCCGTCCATCAACCAGGCCGAGCTGGACCTGATCGAGGCCGGCGGCGGCCTGATCCGGATGGAGGACCGCACCGTCAGCAAGAGCGCCGACTTCAGCTGGAGCAACGTCAAGCAGGTGCTGGGCAGCCGCATGCTGCTGGGCGTGTTCATCGGCCAGTACGGCATCAACGTGCTGACCTACTTCTTCGTCACCTGGTTCCCGATCTACCTGGTCAAGGAGCGCGGCCTGTCGATCCTGGACGCCGGCTTCGCCGCCGCCGCCCCGGCCCTGTGCGGCTTCGCGGGCGGGGTTCTGGGCGGGGTGATCTCCGACCAGCTGCTGAAGCGGACCGGCTCGCTGACCATCGCCCGCAAGGCGCCGCTGCTGATCGGCATGATCCTGTCGGCCAGCATCATCGGCTGCGCCTATATCGACCAGGCGTGGCTGATCATCGTGGTCATGGCCGTGGCCTTCTTCGGCAAGGGCGTCGCGTCGCTGGGCTGGGCGGTGGTGTCCGACACCTCGCCGCGCGAGTTCGTCGGCGTCACCGGCGGGGTGTTCAACACCTTCGGCAACTCGGCCGGTATCGTGACCCCGATTGTCATCGGCTACATCGTCGGGGCCACCGGCTCCTTCGACGGGGCCCTGTGGTTCGTCGGCCTGCACTGCGCCCTGGTGGTCGCGGCCTACTTCCTGATCACCGGCAAGATCGAACGGCTGGAGCTGAAGTCGGCGTAA
- a CDS encoding LysR family transcriptional regulator — protein MAKTNINDLSAFVAVARHRSFTRAAANLGVSQSALSHTIRGLEARLGVRLLTRTTRNVTTTDAGERLLQTIGPRLDEIDAELAALSELRERPAGNFRITATEHAAATVILPALERLLPAHPDIHVEVVVDYGLTDIVAERYDAGIRFGGTVAKDMIAVPVGHDLRMMAAAAPAYFADRPKPLTPQDLTAHNCINMRLPTYGALYAWEFDDKDGRELRVRVDGQLVFNSGDLIIEAALKGLGIAFLPDIMLRAHVDRGELVPVLTDWCAPFAGYHLYYPSRRQQTPAFALLVEAMRFRG, from the coding sequence ATGGCCAAGACCAACATCAACGACCTGTCGGCGTTCGTGGCCGTGGCTCGCCACCGCAGCTTCACCCGGGCGGCGGCCAATCTGGGCGTGTCGCAATCGGCTCTGAGCCACACCATCCGGGGATTGGAGGCCCGGCTGGGCGTGCGGTTGTTGACCCGCACCACGCGCAACGTGACCACGACCGACGCGGGCGAGCGCCTGTTGCAAACCATTGGCCCGCGCCTGGACGAGATCGACGCCGAGCTGGCGGCGCTGAGCGAGCTGCGCGAACGACCGGCGGGCAACTTCCGGATCACCGCGACCGAGCACGCGGCGGCCACGGTCATCCTGCCAGCCTTGGAGCGGCTGCTGCCGGCCCATCCCGACATCCATGTGGAGGTGGTGGTGGACTATGGCCTGACCGACATTGTGGCCGAGCGATACGACGCCGGCATCCGCTTCGGCGGTACGGTGGCCAAGGACATGATCGCCGTGCCTGTCGGCCATGATCTGCGGATGATGGCGGCGGCGGCCCCGGCCTATTTCGCCGACCGACCCAAGCCGCTGACGCCGCAAGACCTGACGGCGCACAACTGCATCAACATGCGCCTTCCCACCTATGGCGCGCTGTACGCCTGGGAGTTCGACGACAAGGACGGGCGCGAGCTGCGGGTGCGGGTGGACGGGCAGCTTGTGTTCAACAGCGGCGACCTGATCATCGAGGCCGCGCTGAAGGGCCTGGGCATCGCCTTCTTGCCCGACATCATGCTGCGGGCGCATGTGGACCGGGGCGAGCTGGTCCCGGTCCTGACCGACTGGTGCGCGCCGTTCGCGGGTTATCACCTCTACTACCCCAGCCGCCGCCAGCAGACCCCGGCCTTCGCGCTGCTGGTGGAGGCGATGCGGTTTCGGGGGTAG
- a CDS encoding NAD(P)-dependent alcohol dehydrogenase, with amino-acid sequence MTTKAYGAYAADKPLEPIDIQRRAPGPKDVQIEIAYCGVCHSDLHTIRSEWAGTLYPCVPGHEIVGRVSAVGASVSKFKEGDIVGVGCMVGSCKSCSSCDDGLEQYCVGSGFVGAYNGPTEDAPGHTLGGYSDRIVVDQDFVLSIKHAPEQLAAVAPLLCAGITTYSPLRHWKAGPGRKVGIVGIGGLGHMGVKLAHAMGAHVVAFTTSESKRQDALDLGADEVIVSRNADEMAAHAGSFDFILNTVAVSHDLDAYTALLARDGTMCLVGVPEHAHPSPNVGTLIFGRKSIAGSLIGGIAETQEMLDFCAEHGIVSDIEMIRIQQIDEAYERMTRSDVKYRFVIDNASLQDG; translated from the coding sequence ATGACCACCAAAGCCTACGGCGCCTACGCGGCCGACAAGCCGCTCGAGCCCATCGACATCCAGCGCCGCGCGCCGGGTCCCAAGGACGTGCAGATCGAAATCGCCTACTGCGGCGTCTGCCACTCCGACCTGCACACCATCCGCTCCGAATGGGCGGGCACCCTCTATCCCTGCGTTCCGGGCCACGAGATCGTCGGCCGCGTCTCCGCGGTCGGCGCGAGCGTCAGCAAGTTCAAGGAAGGCGATATCGTCGGCGTCGGCTGCATGGTCGGCAGCTGCAAGAGCTGCAGCTCCTGCGACGACGGCCTGGAACAATACTGCGTCGGCTCCGGCTTCGTCGGCGCCTACAACGGCCCGACCGAGGACGCCCCCGGCCACACCCTGGGCGGCTATTCGGACCGCATCGTCGTCGACCAGGACTTCGTCCTCAGCATCAAGCACGCGCCGGAGCAACTGGCCGCCGTCGCCCCGCTGCTCTGCGCCGGCATCACCACCTACTCGCCCCTGCGCCACTGGAAAGCCGGTCCCGGCAGGAAGGTCGGCATCGTCGGGATCGGCGGCCTGGGCCACATGGGGGTCAAGCTGGCCCACGCCATGGGCGCCCACGTCGTGGCCTTCACCACCTCGGAATCCAAGCGCCAGGACGCCCTGGACCTGGGCGCCGACGAGGTGATCGTCTCGCGCAACGCCGACGAGATGGCGGCCCACGCCGGCAGCTTCGACTTCATCCTCAACACTGTCGCGGTCAGCCACGACCTGGACGCCTACACCGCCCTGCTGGCGCGTGACGGGACCATGTGCCTGGTCGGCGTGCCCGAACACGCCCACCCGTCGCCCAACGTCGGCACGCTGATCTTCGGCCGCAAGTCGATCGCCGGCTCGCTGATCGGCGGCATCGCCGAGACGCAGGAGATGCTCGATTTCTGCGCCGAGCACGGCATCGTCTCCGACATCGAGATGATCCGCATCCAGCAGATCGACGAAGCCTACGAGCGCATGACGCGCAGCGATGTGAAGTACCGATTCGTCATCGACAACGCCTCCCTGCAGGACGGGTGA
- a CDS encoding DUF1624 domain-containing protein, producing the protein MMSTAHTVPTPSGRIRSIDALRGLVILLMLVDHAREFFFIHAQVSDPMDVQATSPALFFTRLAAHLCAPVFVALTGLGAWLYGAKQGGAPAASSFLLKRGLFLVGLELTVVSFAWTFSLTPSTLYLQVIWAIGLSMIALAGLVHLPRPALITVGLVIVLGHNLLDPITIAKGQPGHAIWAVLHERGFIDLPWGGRARTSYPLLPWIGIAALGYAMGPWFTRPQVERLRNLAMTGAAMLGLFVVLRTINIYGEPTPWTVQAEPLRTVMSVLNLTKYPPSADFVLLTLGVGALLLAWLEKAPERLVGLLAVFGGAPLFFYLIHLYGLHLLNVAGLTLLGPNQGEAFSVPGVAWLWLLAAAVAVPCWYACRWFAGVKRRSGRWWMKYL; encoded by the coding sequence ATGATGTCAACCGCCCACACCGTCCCGACGCCGTCCGGCCGCATCCGCTCCATCGACGCCCTGCGCGGACTGGTGATCCTGCTGATGCTGGTGGACCACGCGCGGGAGTTCTTCTTTATCCACGCCCAGGTGTCCGACCCCATGGACGTGCAGGCGACGTCGCCGGCGCTGTTCTTCACGCGGCTGGCGGCGCACCTGTGCGCGCCGGTGTTCGTGGCGCTGACGGGGCTGGGGGCTTGGCTCTACGGCGCCAAGCAGGGCGGGGCGCCGGCGGCCTCAAGCTTCCTGCTGAAGCGGGGCCTGTTCCTGGTGGGGCTCGAGTTGACGGTTGTCAGCTTCGCCTGGACCTTCTCCCTGACGCCGTCGACCCTCTACCTACAGGTGATCTGGGCCATCGGCCTGTCGATGATCGCCCTGGCGGGGTTGGTCCATCTGCCGCGGCCGGCGCTGATCACGGTGGGGCTGGTCATCGTGCTGGGCCACAACCTGCTGGACCCCATCACCATCGCCAAGGGCCAGCCGGGGCACGCGATCTGGGCCGTGCTGCACGAGCGCGGCTTCATCGACCTGCCTTGGGGCGGGCGGGCGCGGACGTCCTATCCGCTGCTGCCATGGATCGGGATCGCCGCCCTGGGCTATGCCATGGGGCCGTGGTTCACCCGGCCGCAGGTCGAGCGCCTGCGCAACCTGGCGATGACCGGGGCCGCCATGCTGGGCCTGTTCGTGGTCCTGCGGACGATCAACATCTATGGCGAGCCGACACCGTGGACGGTGCAGGCCGAGCCGCTGCGCACGGTGATGAGCGTGCTGAACCTGACCAAGTATCCGCCCTCGGCCGACTTCGTGCTGCTGACCCTGGGCGTGGGCGCGCTGCTGCTGGCGTGGCTGGAGAAGGCGCCGGAGCGTCTGGTGGGTTTGCTGGCCGTGTTCGGCGGGGCGCCGCTGTTCTTCTATCTGATCCACCTCTACGGCCTGCATCTGCTGAACGTGGCGGGGCTGACGCTGCTGGGCCCCAATCAGGGCGAGGCGTTCAGCGTGCCGGGCGTGGCCTGGCTGTGGCTGCTGGCGGCCGCGGTCGCCGTTCCGTGCTGGTACGCCTGCCGCTGGTTCGCGGGCGTGAAGCGGCGGAGCGGGCGGTGGTGGATGAAGTATCTGTAG
- a CDS encoding TonB-dependent siderophore receptor, with translation MSFLSTCASLCLLAAAEPAHADPAHEIGEIVILGRRGAARDVTLSAGAVTERMSPSSRSVESDLLEAVGAVRLADALELVSGVSQQNNRGGVMDNFAIRGFLGTPDGGAEYYVDGFLANRGLAPPRDPATAERIEILKGPAGALFGDIDPAGRVNIVSKTPRFDRAFEATATVGSFGLRRGELDLTGPLTDDLAARLVVAAEHSDGWRDHVDLDRQVIAPSLTWRPTDDLRLTYVGEFTRFDTLFDRGLPALNGDALAVPRSRYFGEPADGTTRFRNERHQLTGDWHINEDWSLNGGLAYRDGTLKGLSSDHSRLVGDILWRQRRQRDFSTQDISARLELNGRIEAAGTHRLGLGVKGYTMDFQERWMRRNPAAAAPYPINVHNPVYGGPQPTLAPFTDNRETREVLSLYAQDLWELTDRLSLVGGLRYDNYRQKIRNNRTGAVGKADGGPVDWRLAGRYRLADAWTLHASYGRSFVLNSGTDRNGAGFAPEEGKGWEIGLSGAWDGLDVNATWFDIEKHNILTNDPTDPNFLAPVGKLTTRGLELDAAWRLGEAWQVVGNYAWTDAEADDAAFASKDVLNVPEHSGSVYVVGRFPTGHGTEWSVTAGLAHTGDRAAAIDGSGVRLPAYWKAKAAVEYGVTHQVTLRLEADNLFDEHYAASSYSPLWIFPGAPRVVRASVKVAL, from the coding sequence GTGTCCTTCCTGTCGACCTGCGCGAGCCTGTGCCTGCTGGCCGCGGCCGAACCGGCGCATGCCGATCCCGCCCACGAGATCGGCGAGATCGTCATCCTGGGCCGCCGGGGCGCGGCGCGCGACGTGACGCTCAGCGCCGGCGCGGTGACCGAACGGATGTCCCCCTCCTCCCGCTCCGTGGAAAGCGACCTGCTGGAGGCCGTGGGCGCCGTGCGCCTGGCCGACGCCTTGGAGTTGGTCAGCGGCGTCAGCCAACAGAACAACCGCGGCGGCGTCATGGACAACTTCGCCATCCGGGGCTTCCTCGGCACCCCCGACGGCGGGGCCGAGTATTACGTGGACGGCTTCCTGGCCAACCGGGGCCTGGCCCCGCCGCGCGACCCAGCCACGGCTGAGCGGATCGAGATCCTGAAAGGTCCCGCCGGCGCCCTGTTCGGCGACATCGATCCCGCCGGCCGGGTCAACATCGTCTCCAAGACCCCGCGCTTCGACCGCGCCTTCGAAGCCACAGCCACCGTCGGCTCCTTCGGCCTGCGCCGGGGCGAACTGGACCTGACCGGCCCGCTGACCGACGACCTGGCCGCCCGCCTGGTGGTCGCCGCCGAGCACAGCGACGGCTGGCGCGACCATGTGGACCTCGACCGCCAGGTCATCGCCCCGTCCCTCACCTGGCGTCCCACCGACGACCTGCGCCTGACCTATGTGGGCGAGTTCACCCGCTTCGACACGCTCTTCGACCGGGGCCTGCCGGCCCTCAACGGCGACGCCCTGGCCGTGCCCCGCTCGCGCTACTTCGGCGAGCCGGCGGACGGGACGACCCGCTTCCGCAACGAGCGGCATCAGCTCACCGGCGACTGGCACATCAACGAGGACTGGAGCCTGAACGGCGGCCTGGCCTATCGCGACGGCACGCTGAAGGGCCTGTCCAGCGACCACTCCCGCCTGGTCGGCGACATCCTGTGGCGCCAACGCCGTCAGCGCGACTTCAGCACCCAGGACATCTCCGCCCGGCTGGAGCTGAACGGCCGGATCGAGGCCGCCGGGACGCACCGCCTCGGCTTGGGGGTGAAGGGCTACACCATGGACTTCCAGGAACGCTGGATGCGCCGCAACCCCGCCGCCGCCGCGCCCTATCCGATCAACGTTCACAACCCGGTCTATGGCGGCCCGCAGCCGACCCTGGCCCCGTTCACCGACAACCGCGAGACGCGCGAGGTCCTCTCCCTCTACGCCCAGGATCTGTGGGAGCTCACCGACCGCCTCAGCCTGGTCGGCGGCCTGCGTTACGACAACTATCGCCAGAAGATCCGCAACAACCGCACCGGCGCGGTGGGCAAGGCCGACGGCGGTCCCGTCGACTGGCGCCTGGCCGGCCGCTATCGCCTGGCCGACGCCTGGACCCTGCACGCCAGCTACGGCCGCTCCTTCGTCCTCAACTCAGGCACCGACCGCAACGGCGCCGGCTTCGCGCCCGAGGAGGGCAAGGGCTGGGAGATCGGCCTGTCCGGCGCCTGGGACGGCCTCGACGTCAACGCCACCTGGTTCGACATCGAGAAGCACAACATCCTGACCAACGACCCGACCGATCCCAACTTCCTGGCCCCGGTCGGCAAGCTGACTACCCGGGGGCTGGAGCTCGACGCCGCATGGCGCCTGGGCGAGGCCTGGCAGGTGGTCGGCAACTACGCCTGGACCGACGCGGAGGCCGACGACGCCGCCTTCGCCAGCAAGGACGTGCTCAACGTGCCCGAACACTCCGGCTCGGTGTACGTGGTCGGCCGCTTCCCCACTGGGCACGGCACGGAATGGTCGGTCACCGCCGGCCTCGCCCACACCGGCGACCGCGCCGCCGCCATCGACGGCAGCGGCGTGCGGCTGCCCGCCTACTGGAAGGCCAAGGCGGCGGTGGAGTACGGCGTCACCCATCAGGTCACCCTGCGCCTGGAAGCCGACAACCTGTTCGACGAGCACTACGCCGCCAGCTCCTACAGCCCGCTATGGATCTTCCCCGGCGCGCCGAGGGTGGTGCGGGCCTCGGTGAAGGTGGCGTTGTAG
- a CDS encoding LysR family transcriptional regulator, with product MVTPTYLRSLQALELAIREGSFTAAADALGITPAAVGQRVKTLEDYLGVELLTRGRAGLRPTPELARALDHLARGFSELEAAARELELQRGLEIHLAAASDFVELWLNPRLTAFRAAHPNLRFCINGEGDAPRRLQRADCEITFGPPPSDAHADLLFHDYVLPMASPVNVARTADLAPEARLEGFPLIHLDFYKDDPAGLSWTDWVAAAGVTRSAPERGMRFQRITAALDALAADAGVSLCGLALIGERVDRGEVGLPYPVATGRWSAHGFVARFRPDVEGRHHIRRFRAWLAEESQATARWLAETTGGAD from the coding sequence ATGGTCACGCCCACCTATCTGCGGTCGTTGCAAGCCCTGGAGCTCGCAATTCGCGAAGGCTCGTTCACGGCCGCCGCCGACGCCCTGGGCATCACCCCCGCCGCGGTGGGCCAGCGGGTGAAGACCTTGGAAGACTATCTGGGCGTCGAGCTGCTGACGCGCGGTCGGGCCGGACTGCGGCCGACGCCGGAGCTGGCGCGAGCCCTGGATCACCTGGCGCGGGGCTTTAGCGAGCTGGAGGCGGCGGCGCGGGAGCTGGAGCTGCAGCGGGGGCTGGAAATCCATCTGGCGGCGGCGTCCGACTTCGTGGAGCTGTGGCTGAACCCCAGGCTGACGGCGTTCCGCGCGGCGCATCCCAACCTGCGCTTCTGCATCAACGGGGAGGGCGACGCGCCCCGCCGGCTGCAGCGGGCCGATTGCGAGATAACCTTTGGCCCGCCGCCGTCGGACGCCCACGCCGACCTGCTGTTCCACGACTATGTGCTGCCCATGGCCTCGCCGGTGAACGTGGCGCGGACGGCGGACCTGGCGCCCGAGGCGCGGCTGGAAGGCTTTCCGCTGATCCATCTGGATTTCTACAAGGACGACCCGGCGGGCCTGTCCTGGACAGACTGGGTGGCGGCCGCCGGGGTGACGCGCAGCGCGCCTGAGCGGGGCATGCGCTTCCAGCGGATCACCGCCGCTCTCGACGCTTTGGCGGCGGATGCGGGGGTCAGCCTGTGCGGCCTGGCGCTGATCGGCGAGCGGGTGGACCGGGGCGAGGTGGGCCTGCCGTACCCCGTCGCCACGGGCCGCTGGAGCGCCCACGGCTTCGTCGCCCGCTTCCGGCCTGACGTGGAGGGGCGCCACCACATCCGCCGCTTCCGGGCCTGGCTGGCGGAGGAAAGCCAGGCGACGGCGCGCTGGCTGGCCGAGACGACGGGCGGGGCGGACTAG
- a CDS encoding DUF4242 domain-containing protein, producing MGHLRRYLVEREIPGIGGMSIVELCGAARASNQAIEKIGSGIQWQHSYVAGDRTFCIYLADGEDVLRAHAELSGFPMSKITEIPQIIDPTTANN from the coding sequence ATGGGCCATCTCAGACGTTACCTGGTCGAACGTGAGATCCCGGGCATCGGCGGAATGTCGATCGTCGAACTGTGCGGGGCCGCGCGTGCATCGAACCAGGCCATCGAAAAGATCGGCTCGGGAATCCAGTGGCAGCACAGCTATGTCGCCGGAGACCGAACGTTCTGCATCTACCTAGCGGATGGTGAGGACGTCCTGCGCGCCCACGCCGAACTCAGCGGCTTCCCGATGAGCAAGATCACCGAGATCCCGCAAATCATCGACCCGACCACCGCCAACAACTGA